The sequence TAAGGCAGGAATTCACTGACATTTCCGCCATATCGGTGTACTTCTCTGATGATGGTGGAGCTGACTGCCGCATATTGGGGGGAGGTGATCAGAAATACCGTCTCCAAGTCTGTATTCAAGTAGCGGTTCATTTGGGAAATGGTATTTTCATACTCAAAATCCGTAGTATTTCGCAAGCCTCGGAGTAAAAAGTTGGCGTTGTGCTTTTTGGCCAAGCTGGAAGTAAGCTCATTGTACACGACTACTTTAACCGCGGGAATGTCCTTGTAGACTTCTTCTATTTTCTGGACCATCTTGTCTATTTCGAAATAGCGCGATTTTTTGGACGAATTATAGCCGATACCGACGACGATTTCATCGAAAATATCCAGTCCCCTCATGACAATGTCATGGTGGCC comes from Echinicola vietnamensis DSM 17526 and encodes:
- the coaD gene encoding pantetheine-phosphate adenylyltransferase, coding for MKKTAIFPGSFDPYTNGHHDIVMRGLDIFDEIVVGIGYNSSKKSRYFEIDKMVQKIEEVYKDIPAVKVVVYNELTSSLAKKHNANFLLRGLRNTTDFEYENTISQMNRYLNTDLETVFLITSPQYAAVSSTIIREVHRYGGNVSEFLPYEV